A genomic window from Desulfobacterales bacterium includes:
- a CDS encoding cytochrome c, with translation MFKKTVLMTVSLCLVFGFSSLSFSADKGNARKGKHLFRNTCRTCHQDGASAKALGPDSKTQAQWTRVFAPEKYKQLACKAEWEKHSAEDLNDIYTYLYEHAFDSPSPAKCK, from the coding sequence ATGTTTAAAAAAACCGTATTGATGACTGTTTCTCTCTGTTTGGTCTTTGGTTTTTCGTCTTTAAGTTTCTCGGCGGACAAGGGCAATGCGCGAAAGGGAAAACATCTTTTCCGCAATACCTGCCGAACGTGTCATCAGGACGGAGCGAGCGCCAAGGCGCTAGGTCCGGACAGCAAAACGCAGGCCCAATGGACGCGGGTGTTCGCCCCCGAAAAATACAAGCAATTGGCTTGCAAGGCGGAATGGGAAAAGCATAGCGCGGAAGACCTGAATGATATCTATACCTATCTATACGAGCATGCATTTGACTCCCCATCCCCCGCGAAGTGTAAATAA
- a CDS encoding molybdopterin-dependent oxidoreductase, with product MTFESGTAISRRSFLKWTGAATAAAAVGSRPPVVHALVPAGKAKAASKISHHYSACDMCLNRCGLVARVEDGVVTKLDPNPKFLKSRGMLCARGNAGIQQLYDPDRLKYPLLRTGKRGEGKWRRLGWDEALNLAADKLKTIAEKYTRCGVLFTPGSDMQSLFVNHFAEVFGSYNVTSHESSCLLSRNRAYLDTFGEVPFADVLNSRYILMAGANCYEALITPDSIDLMTARKNGSKLVVLDPRYTKTAGLADEWYPVRPGTDMAFFLALAHVILTESLYDAAYAAEKLYGLEELKSHVQSYSPEWAEKECEIPASDIRRIAREMAAAAPAAMVYPGRRTSDYVNSTQIRRAMAIVNALLGNWDKPGGLLAARQVGLSSPNLPESPFYEDNPEDRIDHGRAHMMFEEEGAFKHVRDAIIEEEPYAIKGWFVYKYNPLQTLANRQKTLKMLEKMDFMITVDITMSDTAWVSDLVLPAPSYLERRDPAVGLQGSSACACVVMREPVVAPLFESKPVFWILKELAARLNLAEYFDFTMEEYQKQQLKNLPHAERALKEDGVYYNPSQLYGVYEGRIFKTKSTKIELYNERYAEMGVNPMPVYTPPKKTPEGRFRLVLGRSAYFTHATTQNNTLLHELMPENELWMHPGAGKALGIREGEVVRVASDAGSAEIKATFKNGIRRDTVYMASGFGVLSKGLTHIQGKGACIVELIDDFADDLSGNMAMHETFVQVSGVRGSRKGAA from the coding sequence ATGACGTTTGAATCGGGCACAGCCATTTCGCGACGAAGTTTTCTCAAGTGGACCGGGGCGGCCACCGCGGCGGCAGCCGTGGGGAGCCGCCCGCCGGTGGTACACGCGCTGGTGCCGGCGGGCAAAGCAAAAGCGGCGAGCAAAATTTCACATCATTATTCAGCGTGCGATATGTGCCTTAACCGGTGCGGCCTGGTGGCGCGGGTGGAGGACGGGGTGGTCACGAAGCTGGATCCCAATCCCAAATTCCTCAAATCCAGGGGCATGCTGTGTGCGCGCGGCAACGCGGGCATTCAGCAGCTCTATGATCCGGATCGCCTGAAATATCCGCTTCTTCGCACGGGAAAGCGGGGTGAGGGAAAATGGCGCCGGCTCGGTTGGGATGAAGCCTTGAATCTGGCGGCTGACAAGCTCAAAACGATCGCGGAAAAATACACCCGGTGTGGTGTGCTCTTCACACCGGGCTCGGATATGCAATCCTTATTTGTCAATCACTTTGCGGAAGTCTTCGGTTCTTATAATGTGACTTCCCACGAATCCAGTTGCCTGCTAAGTCGCAATCGGGCCTATCTGGACACTTTCGGCGAAGTGCCGTTTGCGGATGTTCTAAATTCCCGCTATATCCTCATGGCGGGCGCCAACTGCTATGAGGCGCTCATTACGCCGGACAGCATCGATCTGATGACCGCCCGGAAAAACGGAAGCAAACTGGTGGTGCTCGATCCCCGGTATACCAAGACGGCCGGTCTTGCCGATGAATGGTATCCGGTGCGGCCGGGTACGGACATGGCGTTTTTTCTCGCCCTGGCCCATGTGATTCTCACTGAAAGTCTCTATGATGCCGCCTATGCGGCCGAAAAGCTCTATGGCCTGGAAGAACTTAAAAGCCATGTTCAGTCATACTCCCCGGAGTGGGCGGAAAAAGAGTGCGAGATTCCAGCGAGTGATATTCGCCGCATCGCCCGGGAAATGGCCGCGGCCGCACCGGCCGCCATGGTGTATCCGGGAAGACGCACGTCCGATTATGTCAATTCCACCCAGATTCGACGCGCCATGGCCATCGTCAACGCCCTTTTGGGCAATTGGGACAAGCCCGGCGGACTTCTGGCGGCAAGACAGGTCGGCCTCAGTTCGCCGAATCTGCCCGAATCGCCGTTTTATGAGGATAACCCCGAGGACCGCATCGATCACGGGCGAGCACACATGATGTTCGAAGAGGAAGGCGCATTCAAGCATGTGCGCGATGCCATCATCGAAGAGGAGCCCTATGCGATCAAAGGCTGGTTCGTGTACAAGTATAATCCCCTGCAAACGCTGGCCAATCGCCAAAAGACGCTTAAGATGCTCGAGAAGATGGATTTCATGATCACCGTGGACATCACCATGAGCGATACGGCCTGGGTTTCCGACCTGGTGTTGCCCGCCCCCAGTTATCTGGAACGCCGGGACCCGGCCGTCGGGCTTCAGGGCTCGTCCGCCTGTGCCTGCGTGGTGATGCGGGAGCCGGTGGTGGCACCCCTGTTTGAATCCAAGCCGGTATTCTGGATTTTAAAGGAACTTGCCGCACGCCTGAATCTTGCGGAGTATTTCGACTTCACCATGGAAGAATATCAGAAACAGCAACTGAAAAACCTGCCGCACGCCGAACGCGCGCTGAAAGAAGACGGGGTGTACTACAACCCCAGTCAACTCTACGGGGTTTACGAGGGGCGTATCTTTAAGACCAAGTCAACCAAAATAGAGCTGTACAACGAACGTTACGCCGAAATGGGCGTCAACCCCATGCCGGTCTACACCCCCCCTAAAAAGACGCCCGAAGGTCGCTTTCGCCTGGTGCTGGGCAGAAGCGCCTATTTTACACATGCCACCACGCAGAACAATACGCTGCTGCACGAATTGATGCCGGAAAACGAGCTGTGGATGCACCCCGGGGCTGGCAAAGCGCTGGGCATTCGCGAAGGAGAGGTGGTGCGGGTTGCCAGTGACGCCGGCAGCGCGGAAATCAAGGCCACCTTTAAAAACGGCATTCGCCGGGACACGGTGTATATGGCCAGCGGATTCGGCGTTCTGTCCAAAGGACTGACCCATATTCAGGGCAAAGGCGCCTGTATCGTCGAGCTGATCGATGATTTCGCGGATGACCTGTCCGGCAACATGGCCATGCACGAAACCTTTGTTCAAGTATCCGGTGTTCGGGGTTCCAGGAAAGGAGCGGCATGA
- a CDS encoding 4Fe-4S dicluster domain-containing protein, which yields MKTQLAMVIDSSVCIDCKGCTVACKVENRVPEGHWRNWVKQDVPNVEEMFNHPKKARLHFQPGGCMHCENATCVQACPTGATYKNHEDGTVQVNKKLCIGCGSCIPACPYGARYRHPVEKVVDKCDFCAARRARGELPACVTTCPTKARTFGDINDPKSDTAILLKKHASIRVINAATDTKPNMYYLSQTAPMNWPQPAKEPTPIGWLKSLYPVVWALVGFNALGVLAMLGKQLISKDEASPPAHEPAKGGKND from the coding sequence ATGAAAACACAACTTGCCATGGTGATCGATTCGTCGGTCTGCATTGATTGCAAAGGCTGCACCGTTGCCTGCAAGGTGGAAAACCGGGTTCCCGAGGGGCACTGGCGCAACTGGGTCAAGCAAGACGTGCCGAACGTGGAAGAGATGTTTAACCACCCGAAAAAAGCTCGCCTTCATTTTCAACCGGGCGGGTGCATGCATTGCGAAAATGCGACCTGCGTGCAGGCCTGCCCGACCGGAGCCACTTATAAGAACCACGAGGACGGCACGGTTCAGGTCAACAAAAAGCTTTGTATCGGCTGCGGATCATGTATTCCAGCGTGCCCGTATGGCGCACGCTACCGCCATCCGGTGGAAAAGGTAGTGGATAAGTGCGATTTTTGCGCCGCCCGCAGGGCGCGCGGCGAACTGCCCGCCTGCGTGACCACCTGCCCCACCAAGGCCAGGACCTTCGGGGATATCAATGACCCGAAAAGCGATACGGCCATTCTGCTGAAAAAGCATGCAAGTATTCGGGTGATCAATGCCGCGACCGATACAAAACCCAATATGTATTATCTGTCGCAGACCGCACCCATGAACTGGCCCCAACCAGCAAAAGAGCCCACCCCCATCGGGTGGTTAAAATCCTTGTACCCGGTGGTGTGGGCACTGGTTGGATTTAACGCCCTGGGCGTGCTGGCCATGCTCGGAAAGCAGCTCATCTCAAAAGATGAAGCGAGTCCACCTGCGCATGAGCCGGCAAAAGGGGGGAAAAATGATTAA
- a CDS encoding cytochrome b/b6 domain-containing protein encodes MIKRHTIAAIFMHWFNAACWLFLLATGMGLIENEALRLFGGAWSRWMRTLFGSGETLLTVHIVVGSVWAGVFFIYGLIGLRSAVWPFVKEILTLSPARDMVWLVKKGVQMTLGKGVLQKMGMDPELPDQGFYNVGQKLFAVPSLFGGILIGISGIVLALSSVWFTNTVWVQWAILIHFICVGLVFAGLLIHVYMASIAPGERPAFKSMFTGKVPEDYAEHHHRLWYLDLKKRDQG; translated from the coding sequence ATGATTAAACGACATACGATTGCCGCCATCTTCATGCACTGGTTCAATGCGGCCTGCTGGCTTTTTCTGCTGGCCACCGGCATGGGGCTGATTGAAAACGAGGCATTGCGTCTTTTCGGCGGCGCCTGGAGCCGCTGGATGCGCACCCTGTTCGGCTCCGGTGAAACCCTGTTGACGGTTCATATCGTCGTGGGATCCGTTTGGGCGGGCGTATTTTTTATATACGGCCTGATCGGTCTTCGGTCGGCCGTGTGGCCTTTCGTCAAGGAGATTCTCACGCTTTCGCCGGCCCGGGATATGGTGTGGCTGGTGAAAAAAGGCGTGCAAATGACGTTGGGCAAGGGCGTACTGCAAAAAATGGGTATGGACCCGGAGTTGCCGGACCAGGGATTTTATAATGTCGGACAAAAGCTTTTTGCCGTGCCTTCGCTATTTGGCGGCATATTGATCGGCATCAGCGGCATAGTTCTCGCGCTCTCCAGTGTCTGGTTTACGAACACCGTGTGGGTGCAATGGGCCATTCTGATTCATTTTATCTGCGTGGGCCTGGTTTTTGCTGGGTTGTTGATTCATGTATACATGGCTTCCATCGCGCCGGGAGAGCGCCCGGCGTTTAAATCCATGTTTACGGGCAAGGTGCCCGAAGACTACGCCGAACATCATCATAGGCTCTGGTATCTGGATCTTAAAAAAAGAGACCAAGGATAA
- a CDS encoding rhodanese-like domain-containing protein, with product MRIRRVFQMFMVAGFLANAAAAANEAAPFWWQNAVNEARENGYAVLTPDEFKACLTSDRNCLLVDVRPDYEFESGHIPGAVNLMFDPGDRMALSPEKQQQFEALLGPDKNRCMIIHCRDFR from the coding sequence ATGCGAATACGACGCGTCTTTCAGATGTTTATGGTGGCGGGGTTTCTCGCGAATGCGGCTGCGGCCGCAAACGAAGCCGCACCCTTCTGGTGGCAAAACGCGGTCAACGAAGCCAGGGAAAACGGGTATGCCGTGTTGACACCGGATGAATTTAAGGCCTGCCTAACAAGCGACCGGAATTGCCTTCTGGTGGACGTGCGGCCGGATTATGAATTTGAATCCGGCCATATTCCAGGTGCTGTCAACCTGATGTTCGATCCCGGTGACCGCATGGCGCTCAGCCCGGAAAAACAACAACAGTTCGAAGCGTTGCTCGGGCCGGACAAAAACCGGTGTATGATTATCCATTGCCGGGATTTCAGGTGA
- a CDS encoding molecular chaperone TorD family protein: MTPYSAFSMDQRQQVLTSLRQLCRLFWGPDIGQSREILEGRFFESFCAATNPVASSFSPALQEIQAYTRRFFDPEGLYRALETTYVRLFVSSRGGIAVPLYQSCYALEGASLMGPSAVDMQRRLKAVELNMAGHAAGEPPDHLAIELEYLYFLLEKGWAGDNKAYLDTAQHFAAETLGAWIDAFTQRLGQSPDPAVYAPAAGFTAALIRIIAQG; this comes from the coding sequence ATGACCCCCTACAGCGCCTTTTCAATGGATCAGCGGCAACAGGTGTTAACCAGCCTTCGGCAGCTTTGCCGGCTCTTTTGGGGCCCGGATATCGGGCAAAGCCGGGAGATCCTTGAAGGCCGGTTTTTTGAATCCTTTTGCGCGGCAACGAATCCCGTTGCGTCAAGTTTTTCTCCGGCGCTGCAGGAGATTCAAGCCTATACCCGACGGTTCTTCGACCCGGAGGGATTATACCGGGCGTTGGAAACAACGTATGTCCGCCTCTTTGTCAGCAGTAGGGGCGGCATCGCGGTGCCGCTCTACCAATCTTGTTATGCCCTTGAAGGCGCTTCCCTCATGGGGCCTTCCGCAGTCGATATGCAGCGCAGACTTAAAGCGGTCGAGCTGAATATGGCCGGCCATGCCGCAGGAGAACCACCCGATCATCTGGCGATCGAACTGGAATATCTATATTTTCTTTTAGAAAAAGGGTGGGCCGGCGATAACAAGGCCTATCTCGACACCGCACAGCACTTTGCCGCGGAAACGTTGGGCGCCTGGATCGACGCGTTCACACAACGGCTTGGTCAGTCACCGGACCCGGCCGTCTATGCACCGGCTGCCGGGTTTACGGCAGCACTAATCCGTATCATCGCTCAGGGCTGA
- a CDS encoding formylmethanofuran dehydrogenase subunit E family protein yields MDFKICDKGGKEFLMAIEKFHGWQAPGMVMGGLMVDLALELLDTFSDPAAVVETHCFLPDAVQLFTPCTVGNGRLAILNWGKMALTLYDNTTSAGYRIWLDLIKARSIPSIYNWQMHLAPMQEQRAERLIMDMLTAGHSILSWRAVPITKSFGTRIDATMAVCPRCDEAYPAIQGNRCLSCQGKTYFELPEETVAIHPPRSGQASKSLLPGPDTLYCALSPPPD; encoded by the coding sequence TTGGATTTTAAAATTTGCGACAAGGGCGGCAAAGAGTTTCTGATGGCCATTGAGAAATTTCATGGATGGCAAGCGCCCGGCATGGTGATGGGCGGGTTGATGGTGGATCTGGCGCTTGAGTTGCTCGATACCTTTTCAGACCCGGCCGCTGTGGTGGAAACACATTGTTTTCTTCCGGACGCGGTTCAGTTGTTCACCCCCTGCACGGTCGGAAACGGGCGGCTGGCCATTCTCAACTGGGGGAAAATGGCATTGACCCTTTATGATAACACAACATCGGCCGGCTATCGTATCTGGCTGGATCTGATCAAGGCGCGGTCGATTCCAAGCATCTATAACTGGCAGATGCACTTGGCGCCAATGCAAGAACAGCGCGCCGAACGCCTCATCATGGATATGCTCACCGCCGGACACTCGATTCTATCCTGGCGCGCCGTACCGATCACAAAATCCTTCGGCACCCGTATCGATGCCACCATGGCGGTCTGCCCGCGATGCGATGAGGCCTACCCGGCCATTCAGGGAAACCGTTGTCTCTCCTGCCAGGGGAAAACCTATTTCGAACTGCCTGAAGAAACGGTTGCTATTCACCCACCTCGGTCCGGTCAAGCTTCCAAATCCCTTCTTCCAGGACCAGATACTCTATATTGTGCTCTGTCACCCCCTCCGGATTAA
- a CDS encoding TonB-dependent receptor has translation MHSNYLTRHLILSAIATGIVLSPAPLLAEASVTTLNPITVTAERFPVREKESGRFVTVISSSELKETGANNLLDAMKRVGGFAYKAMAPLGISHGGMNSTLTIRGIKDGELILINGAPIQGAAGHAYDLDTIPLDQIERVEILKGAASTLYGADAMSGVINIITKTPRNETAVTSAVEFGNKDYHHHRLSAALPGVNLGFNYRHLGSQTEISRSFSGKYRYDLDSTDQYAWNVNARLADHLYLDTIGSYSQTGFQKHYDANKKPYEGTNQDYYKNFANLRFETPAFKAKVFGTFDEMQREEYTDLNEPADKNKNYNGGLEGDYQFQRSGWEFNLGTDWIYRGADYNNQYGKHYRNDYALFAQVKRVVRDRLTATIGVREQLIDGASGASDYDQFLPSLSLSYAATDSLNFFANTGKAFRTPTFNNLYYDSSFLTGNPDLGPEEGWTYEGGVKYDIDRLRVRFSLFYMAYEDKIELDRSKGYPLTYFNAGDYESKGVEWEINVIPYIQQSGRTRRLSLYTSGYWADPTAEDTSGEDYQTSPKFQSTVGLGYLADPLTLEVNCQFLTAKERNLDSDAILNFYSKYNLWKGHLTVAVDNVFDDAVHVSGDLSEEASNRYVYYEVGRLMKVGYEINF, from the coding sequence ATGCATAGCAACTACTTGACGCGCCATCTCATCCTGTCCGCAATCGCAACCGGAATCGTCCTATCCCCTGCCCCCTTGCTTGCCGAAGCATCCGTCACTACCCTGAATCCCATAACCGTTACCGCGGAGCGCTTTCCGGTCAGGGAAAAGGAGAGCGGCCGTTTTGTGACGGTGATCTCATCTTCGGAATTAAAGGAAACGGGCGCCAATAATCTTTTGGACGCCATGAAACGGGTGGGCGGCTTTGCCTACAAAGCCATGGCCCCCTTGGGGATTTCCCACGGCGGCATGAACAGCACGTTGACCATTCGCGGGATCAAAGACGGTGAGCTTATTCTGATCAATGGCGCCCCCATTCAGGGGGCGGCCGGGCATGCCTATGATCTTGACACCATTCCCCTTGACCAGATTGAGCGGGTGGAAATTCTCAAAGGGGCCGCTTCCACCCTTTACGGCGCAGACGCCATGAGCGGTGTCATCAATATCATCACCAAAACCCCCCGAAACGAAACCGCGGTTACCAGTGCAGTGGAATTCGGCAATAAAGACTATCACCATCATCGTCTTTCAGCCGCCTTGCCCGGTGTGAACCTCGGTTTCAATTACCGGCACCTGGGAAGTCAGACGGAAATTTCCCGCAGTTTTTCCGGAAAATACCGCTATGACCTGGATAGCACCGATCAATACGCCTGGAATGTCAATGCCCGACTGGCTGACCATCTCTATCTGGACACCATCGGATCCTATTCGCAAACCGGTTTTCAAAAGCATTACGACGCCAATAAAAAGCCCTATGAGGGAACGAATCAGGATTATTACAAAAACTTCGCCAATCTTCGGTTCGAAACCCCCGCCTTCAAAGCCAAGGTCTTTGGCACCTTTGATGAAATGCAACGGGAAGAATACACCGATTTGAATGAGCCTGCGGATAAAAACAAAAACTATAATGGCGGTCTGGAAGGAGATTATCAATTTCAACGGTCGGGCTGGGAGTTCAATCTGGGCACGGACTGGATTTACCGGGGGGCCGATTACAACAATCAATACGGAAAGCATTATCGAAATGATTATGCTTTGTTTGCTCAGGTAAAACGGGTCGTTCGGGATCGGCTGACCGCCACCATCGGGGTAAGGGAGCAGCTTATTGACGGCGCTTCCGGTGCCAGTGATTATGATCAATTCCTGCCCAGCCTCAGCCTGAGCTATGCAGCAACCGATTCGCTCAATTTCTTTGCCAATACCGGAAAGGCCTTTCGCACCCCCACCTTCAACAACCTGTATTATGACAGCTCCTTTTTGACGGGGAATCCCGACCTGGGGCCCGAAGAAGGCTGGACTTATGAAGGCGGCGTAAAATATGACATCGACAGGCTTCGGGTCCGGTTTTCGCTGTTTTATATGGCCTACGAGGATAAAATCGAGCTCGACCGCTCCAAAGGGTACCCGCTCACTTATTTCAATGCCGGGGATTATGAAAGCAAGGGGGTGGAATGGGAAATCAACGTGATTCCCTATATTCAGCAAAGTGGCCGGACGCGGCGGCTTTCCCTTTACACCTCGGGATACTGGGCTGATCCAACGGCCGAAGACACCAGCGGGGAAGATTACCAGACAAGTCCCAAATTTCAGTCGACCGTGGGCCTGGGCTATCTTGCCGACCCGCTGACCCTGGAAGTCAATTGTCAGTTTCTGACCGCCAAAGAACGCAATCTGGACAGCGACGCCATTCTTAATTTTTATTCCAAATACAACCTCTGGAAAGGCCACCTGACCGTTGCCGTGGACAATGTCTTTGATGACGCCGTTCATGTGTCCGGCGATCTATCCGAGGAGGCCAGCAACCGGTATGTGTACTACGAAGTTGGTCGACTGATGAAGGTGGGCTATGAAATCAACTTTTAA